The Vigna angularis cultivar LongXiaoDou No.4 chromosome 6, ASM1680809v1, whole genome shotgun sequence genome contains the following window.
ATTGatcatataaaacaaatttaaataattaatttataaatctttattttcatataatataattgcaaaagaaaattaGTCCTCAAAACTGAACATTAGTACCGttagaaaaattaattgtataaaaCCTAGACTTGGACGGAGGTGGCCCTAAAATTATAGAAACGTTAATAGTCTCTAGATAACGAAGGATTaggttgagtttttttttttaatatagatacggaagaaaaaataaataaataaaattaaaatattgttacaaatataaaaatgaaaagggctaaatatttttgtagttaatttgaaattaattattgtttaaaattttttatatttaaaactttaaaaatgaattaatataattattttaacttaaagatgataatttttttaaaaaaatattccagATTAGCATTTGAAGTATCTCTCAAggtgtaaataatttaaatattaaattaaaaaattggacacattaaaaaaatctaatgtaattgattttataaaaattatatttatttatttttaaaatttaagaattaaagtgttcagaaatttgaaacataaataaatttaaattttagatcaaaatttagatattaaaagtatatttaaccaaaataaaaaaaaaaggattatatttatatttatatacatgaaCTTGAACGATTAAGGatatgtttctttatttttgtacaaCAGTTCAAATCCTGATGAAGTTGagtttaattgaaatttgaaggTTTGCATCTGGAAAGATAAGCATGTCTCGAATGATTTGTATACTAAGTATATTGAAGGTTTCAATACGAGACGATAATCAAAGATAGCGAAGAGCAAGATAAATTAGATCCCCTtcgagaagaagaagaacaacacaattGTATTTGCTCAATTTGTCTATTTATTAGCATTATACAACAAGAAACATAGAGCAATACGTCATTAACCTTAAATTCAGACAAAAGATAGAGCAAGAAAGATAGAAACCCAACAGCATATGATGAAGAAGAGACATGCATGTATGTATGTTCTCATTCGCAATGGTGGGTGGTCTGTTTGCGGCCACAGGTTTCTAATAGAAGGTTGATGAGAATGTCTAGGTTAACCTTGATAATTCCGAGGTTGAGCTTGAGAATGTCGCAGAGGCACACGGCGGCGTCAAGGTCAACAAGACCAGCGATAAGAGGGCAGCAATTGGGGTCAGGTTGAAAAGGGGGCAGCAGAACGCCGGCGCAAATCTTTAATTCCGGGCAGTTAGCTGGTGGTGGAGTGGCAGCGGTTAGGGTGTTGCAGCTGAccatggaaaagaaaaagaggttGAGAGAGAGGAGAAGGGCAATGGATGGGGAACTCGTGGAAGCCATTTTCAAAACGCAATTTCTCTTCAAAGCTTATTGCTTAACAATTGCTCTTGTTTGTGTTGGCTAGAGCTCAACTCTAAGAGGAAATTTATAGCTGGTGTCCACAAGACAACAAATTACTACTATTCCATTCTCAtgcagtaaaataaaatattatttttaaaatgtcatcctcctgtaaaataaaaaatataaatatatactgtGATggtatataaacaaattaaagttacaatattataaataaatgtaattaaataaaatttgtttatactTACAAAGagtctgattttttttctcactaCAGAGAGCATGCAGGAactatgatttattttttccgTTGGTGGcatcatttattaaaatcagATCCAAAAATAagacattattatattattataaagttaTTAATGTTATTGATTATATGGTAGTTGGTTAAAGTAAAATGGATGTGTTGCAGTGGTAAGTATATTTATTTCTCCTTCCATTTCACACCgattaatgataaatatattacttttttaagtCTTTTTGTAAATGacattttaagtaaaaaataatttaaggaaaaattagaatatttttttaatggacATCTCGAACGGAGACTTCtttgtaaagtttttaaaactatttatgtTTTCTGATTCTCTCAATAGTGTGATCCTCTAAACTTATCCCTTTTAAGAATGTATTGCATAAATGATAAAGAATTTCAAAAAAACTTCATATCTtcatatcttttatatttaactaaatatatattaaataaattttacttagCATTTGATTCGTTTTACTTGAAAATGAGTGTTTTCATGCAGAAACGATGCTGATCAATAagtaattttaacattttatggCTAAAGCCGTTGTTAATTGGGAGTAATAAACTGTAGAAGAGAATTAGTCCTAAATGTagcagttgtaaaaaaaaatcttaaatgcATGTAAGGAAAAAGtcttaaatgtaattattaccttaatatatatatatatatatatatatatatatatatatatatatatatatatatatatatatatatagactccccgttttttttaatgtgtcttCATTCTAGAAATAATACACGTTACTTTTTATTTgcatctttaaaattttaataatatatttttcgtTGTTTTCTATTAatagtttgtgttttgtttatatAGAAGTAATAATTTACACATATTTATCgtataagagagagaaaaaaaattgagaaagtaaaaaaatcatGACAATTTATAGAAAGATGTGTGGTTTTTGTTTCCATATGATGAGTTCCGGATATGAATGATGGCCAAAGTTTAGGTTTAAAATAATatggtttttaaaataatatttcataccATTAATGAATCTTTCGatatataaactattaaaattaCTCTTAACCCTTTTATATCATAGATGAGTCTTTGATGAAAGAATCACAAAGAGACTAAACTAAATAAACTGAATCCAATCACATAGAGACTAAACTAAATCAAACTTGAATTTAATCAGATATAAAACTTGACATCACTGTTAATccaaaactataaaactataagTGTATAATCTTCTACCTTAAATGTTGTtcaactcttttatttttatttaatacgaTACTTTGGTTTAAGTTTTCATTCTCaaccaaaattaattaagttttttttttattttttttaagaagtgatttttgttttttaaatataaagatttcttaaaatttacttaagtTTAAGTAACGAGTAGGACACTTTACATGTAATTAAAAaggtatatattatttatatttcaaaatcatattatttttgttttcttattttttattttaaggaatTTGAGTGAAAGTGAAGATATTTAGAGataaagtttatgaaaaattCAATGAATgtgattgataaaaaaatgttttaataaattaaaatgtaagattatagttttattattattaattttattattattattattgttttattattattattataatttcacaACCCAAGTTTCCTTCAAATATCACCTCAATTGTCAAGATGCAAATGGCGCTACCCTCTTTGCAAATCATCTAAAAGTCTTCACAATTAGAGCTAAACATGTAAAATCATATTTCATTCCCTTAAATATGGGGATACAATCCTCCCTTTTTCTTCAAATCATTCCTCCACATCCACTTGTTACTCCAGATTATGCGgaataattttctataaaatgCTTCTGAGATTTCCGATTTTggtttttctataataatatatgCATATGTAAAGTaagattataaaagaaataagaatataaataataaaagagtaAGTTAAAATGcattgaattttcaaaattacatattaataaaagtaaagatatttcaaaaacatGGCCAATTAACATGAAATAGAAAGAAtagtctcttttattttctttattagaaAGAACagtattttcaattatatatagtCTCACTCATATTGAAGATATTCCAAAATAATTAAGAAGTCAAGGAtagttttgataaaataaaaacaaatatttttaatcaatgtgCCAAAGTATTTAGATTTTTAAGTAGACTTGAGTAAAagttaaatgtaatatttataaattagtctctaatagtaaataaaagactaatttaaaataataactaaaactTTGGTAGTTAATATTAgagataaatttatattttaatttatacaataattataattttttattaatatcagAAACTATTTAGATACCaattatctttaaaatgatatataagtaacttaatcaatataattattaattattttttgtttctaaatgTAATtgctatttaataattttatttagtgaTCAAATCTTGACAAACATTGAATTGTGTTTACTCTTTGTCATTTGGAAATCCTCAtgtctaattttaatttgtcataTTAGAGAAGAAGTGAAATTACGAGTATCAACACACACACTAGagagatattgtccgctttagGCCAAGTCCTCAGAAATTTGTTTTTGGTACCACTTCAAAAAACCTCTTACCAATGGATGtatctatgtgtatataaatccATGTCCAACTCTTCTTCtctccaatgtgggactttgtttatACCCAACACAAATAGCCAAATCAAAGGAACattaatttcacttttataCTATTAGAGAAAATACAAGCACACCAATATTTGTTACTAAGTTGTTCATAAGTCTAAGTCATAATTGACTAAGTATTTGGATATCTTATATGTGGGGATTAttttcacaaattaaattaacattatattcttttatggtaatgaattcaaaatattcattaacaagaagaaatagaagaatTTCAAAtacgaaattaaaaaaaaatagttaataaaagaatttacaTATTCATATAGTCATtcaataagtttaaaaatataaacgtGAAATTTATGATTTACTTTATGATtgttatgatttcttatatATGTTATGCATTCggataatataaaatgtaattcCAAATGAAGTACAATATCTAGCTAGAAGCCTAATGTCAATTGAAAATAGATATTTTGCACATATATAATATCAATGGATACAAGTTTAGAACCTTAGGGTGGGACGAACGTTTGCAAACAGTGTAGTTTTTTCAAAAACACATCACGTGCTGCAAATACTGATGAAAATTTGAGGACAACAAATTTGTCATACTATACTATGGAAAGTTAGAAGACATAATCGAGATAAACTATCTCAATTTTCTTAGACTTATTCTCTTAAGATGCAAGTTGCAAGTGGAAAGATACTAGAAAGgataattgaaaatttacttttctcAATGTATTCGTATAGATGAAGGTGAAGAGCATGATCCATATATTCAAGCTAATGTTATAGAATATTGTAGTTCACATTATGACAAGGAGGATTTGTATGATATgggagaagttggagaagatatTATATTTGACATTTTCCATAAACCACTTTTTAAATGTTTCATCAAAACTAGTATTTGATCTATTAGAAacgtattaaaattttattctcaacTTCCTATATCATAATGGTTTATttcatcaatttaaaattatagggAGTTGAAACTCAGctttttgatgaaaaaaatattaactaaaaataacattttctaaGAAATAACTCGTCAACACAAACAATAATAtgaaagtaattaaataaaaaaaaatcatatctatTTGTTTcggatatttttaaaattgttattcaCTTAATATAatcaagtatattttttaacaaaattacacgtactatttaatataaaatgatactttttttataaaagaacttaactttaaatgaataataaattaatctatATAACACTTTGTACGTAATAACATGAGatattatttagatttaattatttatgagttaatttatatatataagagaTGCTTAACatcacttttaataaataaaaaaaaacgaatttatgattattttttgaatCGTTTTACTTATCTTCACCTTATGTGGTCCTCTTTAGTACCCCTAggttttaaaaaactaattgtgtgaaaaaaacaatttttttactcaTGGCAAAAATAAAACCCATTTAAAGCATGTGTTACATACAAatctcattatatatatatatatatatatatatatatatatatatatatatatatatatatatatatatatatatatatatatatatatatatattcgaacTTGAACAGTTCAATCCCAATGAAATCAagtttaattgaaatttgagGGGTTGCAtctgaaaaaaaagtaaacatgcCCTGAATGGTTTGTATAGTCAACTCTAAGAATATTGGAAGTTTCAGTAGGAGACGAGAAACAAAGATAACGAGGAACAAGATAAATTAGATCcccatcaagaagaagaacataTTATTTCcagaatttatatatttattagcaTTATGCAAGGACATCAGTTTCATGGTATTATTTTAGTGTGTCATCTGGCATATAGAACCCAGAAGACACTAACAGTAATATCTTTTTAAccttaaaaaaagataaagaaacaTAGTAAACCCAACAGCATAGGATGAGATAGAAATTGTGGTAGGTTATTCGCAATGGTAGGTGGTCAGCGGGAGTCCACAGACGTTTAACAGAAGGTTGAGTAACTCGTCTAGCTTAGAGGTGGGTATGTTTCCACCGATGTTGACCTTGATAATGGAGCAGAGGCACACGGCGGCGTCAAGGTCAGCAATACTACGGAGGAGGGGACAGCATTGCATGTCAAGTTCAAAAGGGGGACGCACAAGTTTGCCGCAAACATCCAAGTTCTGTGGGCACTCTGCGAGACTGGGAAAGGTTAGGGTGTTGCAGCTGACcatggaaaagaaaaggaggtTGAGAGAGAGCATAAGGGCAATGGATGAAACACTCTTTGAACTCATTTTCAAAGCTTATACTCAACAATGGCTCTTGTTTGTGTTGGATACAATACAACACTGAACTCTTAGAGGAAATTTATAGCTGTCCAAGACAACAAATTACGACGTTTCCATTCTCATGTAGTTAGAaaggtaaataatttaaatattatttttaaaatgtactcttcttaagaaataaatatatattaattaacgTTACAGTATTACCGCAGCTCACtaactatatattatttacaCAATATTACATTTAGTGTATGGTTATATTATACATTATGGTTATACATTATATATTGTAGAATTATTTGCTTATAATGGTGAAGCACTATATATAGAAATCATAAAATGCTACACAAAATAAAACTGAACTAGCTATtccataaaaagaaaatattatagcAACACTAATATCACGTGGGCTTAAGCgatgataattatttattaaagataattaGCGTGACATCATATCAAGGTATCgaaagaaaattattgtttGAGTGGCTAAATGGACTGTTGAATAATCAAGTAGATGCTTCAGCATTAGCTTTATGTAccttcaataaaaataatcatttcaGTACCACTCAAATGACTAATCCAATGCTTAAACGACATATGATGAAGAACAATAGAAATTATGTagattttacaaaataaaaatgtacaattaaagcacatctatctcaacatttttaacatttaattcaacttttttttttcaccaagCAAAAGATTTCTCAAGATTGAAAAAGAGCTTAACAACACTAAAATTCTCATAGAACCAAAAGAAACAtcatgtaatcaattaaaacagctattaaaaattgaataagtTGAGATAGtaactttttaactttgaaTACGTAAAAGTTTAAATCATTTATACCAAAAGGTAAAAggagaaaatataaagaaacttTTGAGTAAAAACACATTCGATTAATTTTGATGGAATGAAAATGAATACTCTTAGTCACCTTCTAACTAATATGAATGGTAAATTCTTTTAGGAACTGATAAATTCTtttagaaatgaagaaaaaagaagaagagctT
Protein-coding sequences here:
- the LOC108341611 gene encoding putative lipid-binding protein AIR1B, which produces MASTSSPSIALLLSLNLFFFSMVSCNTLTAATPPPANCPELKICAGVLLPPFQPDPNCCPLIAGLVDLDAAVCLCDILKLNLGIIKVNLDILINLLLETCGRKQTTHHCE